In one Alphaproteobacteria bacterium genomic region, the following are encoded:
- the apaG gene encoding Co2+/Mg2+ efflux protein ApaG — protein MGRAVVQDETYRACTRAITVTVEPVYLEHESSPDEHHFVWAYHVRIENRGEVTVQLRNRYWRITDALGRVHEVRGAGVVGEQPVLQPGETYEYSSGTPLETPSGFMVGTYEMQATSGEVFDVAVPAFSLDLPDARAHMH, from the coding sequence GTGGGTAGGGCAGTGGTACAGGACGAGACCTATCGGGCGTGTACGCGCGCGATCACGGTGACCGTCGAGCCGGTCTATCTCGAGCATGAATCCTCGCCGGACGAGCACCACTTCGTCTGGGCCTATCACGTCCGCATCGAGAACCGCGGCGAGGTGACCGTGCAGCTGCGCAACCGCTACTGGCGCATCACCGATGCGCTGGGCCGGGTGCACGAGGTGCGCGGCGCCGGCGTCGTCGGCGAGCAGCCCGTGCTGCAGCCCGGCGAGACCTACGAATATTCCAGCGGCACCCCGCTGGAGACGCCGTCCGGCTTCATGGTCGGCACCTACGAGATGCAGGCCACGTCGGGCGAGGTATTCGACGTGGCGGTGCCCGCCTTCTCGCTCGACCTGCCGGACGCGCGCGCCCACATGCACTGA
- the atpA gene encoding F0F1 ATP synthase subunit alpha, whose translation MEIRAAEISAILKKQIADFGSDTDVAEVGQVLSVGDGVARVYGLDNVQAGEMVEFADGVRGMALNLESDNVGVVIFGDDRNIKEGDLVKRTGAIVEVPVGKGLLGRVVDALGNAIDGKGPIEAAERRQVDVKAPGIIPRKSVHEPMQTGLKALDALVPIGRGQRELIIGDRQTGKTAVAVDTFINQRKVNQSDDESKKLYCIYVVVGQKRSTVAQLVKTLQDAGAMDYSIVVAATASESAPLQFLAPYSGCTMGEYFRDNGMHALIVYDDLTKQAVAYRQMSLLLRRPPGREAFPGDVFYLHSRLLERAAKMNEANGSGSLTALPVIETQANDVSAYIPTNVISITDGQIFLESSLFYKGIRPAINVGLSVSRVGSAAQIKAMKQVAGSIKLELAQFREMEAFSQFASDLDAATQRLLARGARLTELLKQPQYAPMPVEEQVVSIFAGVRGYLDRVPVAQINEFERQLLAAMREKHGGVLEDIRTKQALDDELQGKLADIIGAFAKSFVA comes from the coding sequence ATGGAGATTCGCGCCGCGGAAATCTCCGCGATTCTCAAGAAGCAGATTGCGGATTTCGGCTCCGACACCGATGTGGCCGAGGTCGGCCAGGTGCTGTCGGTCGGCGACGGCGTCGCCCGCGTCTACGGGCTCGACAACGTCCAGGCCGGCGAGATGGTCGAGTTCGCCGACGGCGTGCGCGGCATGGCGCTGAACCTGGAGAGCGACAATGTCGGCGTCGTGATCTTCGGCGACGACCGCAACATCAAGGAAGGCGACCTGGTCAAGCGGACCGGCGCCATCGTCGAGGTGCCGGTCGGCAAGGGCCTGCTCGGCCGCGTGGTCGACGCGCTGGGCAATGCGATCGACGGCAAGGGCCCGATCGAGGCCGCCGAGCGGCGCCAGGTCGACGTCAAGGCGCCCGGCATCATCCCCCGCAAATCGGTGCACGAGCCGATGCAGACCGGCCTGAAGGCGCTGGATGCGCTGGTGCCGATCGGCCGCGGCCAGCGCGAGCTGATCATCGGCGACCGCCAGACCGGCAAGACCGCGGTGGCGGTCGACACCTTCATCAACCAGCGCAAGGTCAACCAGTCCGACGACGAGTCGAAGAAGCTGTATTGCATCTACGTCGTCGTCGGCCAGAAGCGCTCGACCGTCGCCCAGCTGGTCAAGACGCTGCAGGACGCCGGCGCGATGGACTACTCCATCGTCGTCGCGGCGACCGCGTCGGAATCGGCGCCGCTGCAGTTCCTCGCCCCCTATTCGGGCTGCACCATGGGCGAGTATTTCCGCGACAACGGCATGCACGCGCTGATCGTTTACGACGACCTGACCAAGCAGGCCGTCGCCTATCGCCAGATGTCGCTGCTGCTGCGCCGCCCGCCGGGCCGCGAAGCGTTCCCCGGCGACGTGTTCTACCTGCACTCGCGCCTGCTGGAGCGGGCGGCCAAGATGAACGAGGCCAACGGCTCCGGCTCGCTGACCGCGCTGCCGGTCATCGAGACCCAGGCCAACGACGTGTCGGCCTACATCCCGACCAACGTCATCTCGATCACCGACGGCCAGATCTTCCTGGAGTCGAGCCTGTTCTACAAGGGCATCCGCCCGGCCATCAACGTCGGCCTGTCGGTCAGCCGCGTCGGCTCCGCCGCCCAGATCAAGGCGATGAAGCAGGTCGCCGGCTCGATCAAGCTGGAGCTGGCCCAGTTTCGCGAGATGGAGGCGTTCTCGCAGTTCGCCTCCGACCTCGACGCGGCGACCCAGCGCCTGCTCGCCCGCGGCGCCCGCCTGACCGAGCTGCTGAAGCAGCCGCAATATGCGCCGATGCCGGTCGAGGAGCAGGTGGTCTCCATCTTCGCCGGCGTGCGCGGCTATCTCGACCGGGTGCCGGTGGCGCAGATCAACGAGTTCGAGCGCCAGCTGCTCGCCGCGATGCGCGAGAAGCATGGCGGCGTTCTGGAGGACATCCGCACCAAGCAGGCGCTGGACGACGAGCTGCAGGGCAAGCTCGCCGACATCATCGGCGCGTTCGCCAAGTCCTTCGTCGCCTGA
- a CDS encoding F0F1 ATP synthase subunit delta, giving the protein MAAEGLGVSQLASRYATALFELADEKQDLDAVAGDLQKVRDLLDASADLRAAIRSPLIARDAQGRALADVLDKAGVGQTVRNFVGVVANHRRLAALPDMIRAFLAELARRRGDLTARVVSARPLDDGQAQAVTDSLKKSMGAKVSVDFQVDPDILGGLVVHVGSRMIDSSVRTRLQKMQLAMKGA; this is encoded by the coding sequence GTGGCAGCCGAGGGATTGGGCGTTTCGCAACTCGCAAGCCGTTACGCCACGGCATTGTTCGAGCTAGCGGACGAGAAACAGGATTTGGACGCCGTCGCCGGCGACCTGCAAAAAGTGAGGGATCTTCTGGACGCCAGCGCCGACCTGCGCGCGGCGATCCGCAGCCCGCTGATCGCCCGCGACGCACAGGGCCGGGCCTTGGCCGATGTCCTCGACAAGGCCGGCGTCGGCCAGACCGTGCGCAACTTCGTCGGCGTCGTCGCCAACCATCGCCGGCTGGCCGCGCTGCCGGACATGATCCGCGCCTTCCTGGCCGAGCTGGCCCGGCGCCGCGGCGATCTGACCGCGCGGGTGGTGTCGGCCCGTCCGCTGGACGACGGCCAGGCGCAGGCGGTGACGGACAGCCTGAAGAAATCCATGGGCGCCAAGGTGTCGGTCGACTTTCAGGTCGACCCGGACATCCTGGGCGGTCTCGTCGTTCATGTCGGTTCGCGCATGATCGACAGTTCGGTACGCACCCGGCTGCAGAAGATGCAGCTGGCAATGAAAGGGGCATGA
- a CDS encoding Ldh family oxidoreductase, with product MTADPRFQPGVLSEFAAALFAAAGMDADKADIVARYLVEADLMGHTTHGLALAPGYLDQIASGRMALTGEPHVVADGGAVVTWDGRTLPGVWLTVKAIELASHRASHHGVGIVAIRCSHHIACLAAFLPLATDDDKMIILATSDPAGRSVAPFGGRKPVFTPDPIAIGIPTPGDPMLIDISASITTNGMSARLKAEGKRMPHPWLLTPGGEPTDDPAVVFADPPGSILPTGGLDHGHNGFGLALMIEALTQALSGHGRADAPEGWGASVFVQVMDPAAFGGVDAYLRQTGWLADACRSNPPRPGVEKVRLPGDSAMARRRDGNANGVALYRGILDGLKARAATLGVPVPAALA from the coding sequence ATGACCGCAGACCCACGCTTCCAGCCCGGCGTGCTGTCCGAATTCGCAGCCGCGCTGTTCGCGGCGGCCGGCATGGACGCCGACAAGGCCGACATCGTCGCGCGCTACCTGGTCGAGGCCGACCTGATGGGCCACACCACCCACGGGCTGGCCCTGGCGCCCGGCTATCTGGATCAGATCGCCAGCGGGCGCATGGCGCTGACCGGCGAGCCGCACGTGGTCGCCGACGGCGGTGCCGTGGTCACCTGGGACGGCCGCACGCTGCCCGGCGTCTGGCTGACCGTGAAGGCGATCGAACTGGCCAGTCACCGTGCCAGCCACCACGGCGTCGGCATCGTCGCGATCCGCTGCAGCCACCACATCGCCTGCCTGGCCGCCTTCCTGCCGCTGGCCACCGACGACGACAAGATGATCATCCTGGCGACGTCCGACCCCGCCGGCCGCTCGGTGGCCCCGTTCGGCGGGCGCAAGCCGGTGTTCACCCCCGACCCGATCGCGATCGGCATCCCGACGCCGGGCGACCCGATGCTGATCGACATCAGCGCCTCGATCACCACCAACGGGATGAGCGCGCGGCTGAAGGCGGAGGGCAAGCGCATGCCGCACCCGTGGCTGCTGACGCCGGGCGGCGAGCCGACCGACGATCCGGCCGTGGTCTTTGCCGATCCGCCGGGCAGCATCCTGCCGACCGGCGGGCTCGATCACGGCCACAATGGCTTCGGGTTGGCGCTGATGATCGAGGCACTGACCCAGGCGCTGTCCGGCCACGGCCGGGCCGACGCACCGGAAGGCTGGGGCGCCTCGGTGTTCGTGCAGGTGATGGACCCGGCCGCGTTCGGCGGCGTGGATGCCTATCTGCGCCAGACCGGCTGGCTGGCCGACGCCTGCCGGTCGAACCCGCCGCGGCCGGGCGTCGAGAAGGTGCGCCTGCCCGGCGACAGCGCGATGGCCCGCCGACGCGACGGCAACGCCAACGGCGTGGCGCTGTACAGGGGCATCCTCGATGGGCTGAAGGCACGCGCCGCGACGCTGGGCGTGCCGGTGCCGGCCGCCCTGGCCTGA
- the argE gene encoding acetylornithine deacetylase — MPPATPVPLDAVVRTIGDLVAFDTVSDRSNLALIDWMRQVLERQGVPTRLFPGAGGDKANLLARFGPDRPGGVVLSGHTDVVPVEGQPWTADPFGLVARDNRLYGRGTADMKSFIGIVLALGPEFLARSLRRPIWLLASYDEEVGCIGVRDALPALKAPEVDPLAIIVGEPTGMRVCNAHKGVHAFRTTVTGLEAHSSRIHRGVNAIVYAARIVDFIAGLAAARQAAADRDNGFDPPFTSLHVGRIRGGTALNIVPRICSFDWEIRNLPSDDPQPLVDRVAAFVASDILPAMHAVDPQTGVTTEPLTWIPALRPEPGNAAETLAMHLAGTNRTHVVAYGAEAGLFQENGTPTVICGPGEIAQAHQPDEYIELAQVEACMAFMRRLMDWAETEG, encoded by the coding sequence ATGCCGCCCGCCACGCCCGTCCCGCTCGACGCCGTCGTCCGCACGATCGGCGATCTCGTCGCCTTCGACACCGTCTCCGACCGCTCCAACCTGGCGCTGATCGACTGGATGCGGCAGGTGCTGGAACGGCAGGGCGTGCCGACCCGGCTGTTCCCCGGGGCCGGCGGCGACAAGGCCAACCTGCTCGCCCGCTTCGGGCCGGACCGGCCCGGCGGCGTCGTGCTGTCCGGCCATACCGACGTGGTCCCGGTCGAGGGCCAGCCCTGGACCGCCGACCCGTTCGGGCTGGTCGCGCGCGACAACCGGCTGTACGGCCGCGGCACCGCCGACATGAAAAGCTTCATCGGCATCGTGCTGGCGCTGGGGCCGGAATTCCTGGCCCGGTCGCTGCGCCGGCCGATCTGGCTGCTCGCCTCCTACGACGAGGAGGTCGGCTGCATCGGCGTCCGCGACGCGCTGCCGGCGCTGAAGGCGCCCGAGGTCGACCCGCTGGCGATCATCGTCGGCGAGCCGACCGGCATGCGGGTGTGCAACGCGCACAAGGGGGTCCATGCCTTCCGCACCACGGTGACCGGGCTGGAGGCGCATTCGAGCCGGATCCATCGCGGCGTCAACGCGATCGTCTATGCCGCGCGCATCGTCGACTTCATCGCCGGCCTGGCTGCGGCGCGGCAGGCGGCGGCGGACCGGGACAACGGGTTCGATCCGCCGTTCACCTCGCTGCATGTCGGGCGCATCCGCGGCGGCACCGCGTTGAACATCGTCCCGCGCATCTGCAGCTTCGACTGGGAGATCCGCAACCTGCCCAGCGACGACCCGCAGCCGCTGGTCGACCGGGTGGCGGCGTTCGTCGCTTCCGACATCCTGCCGGCGATGCACGCCGTCGACCCGCAGACCGGTGTGACGACCGAGCCGCTGACCTGGATCCCCGCGCTGCGGCCGGAGCCGGGCAATGCGGCCGAGACGCTGGCGATGCATCTTGCCGGCACCAACCGCACCCATGTGGTCGCCTACGGCGCCGAGGCCGGCCTGTTCCAGGAAAACGGCACCCCGACCGTGATCTGCGGTCCGGGCGAGATTGCCCAGGCGCACCAGCCCGACGAATACATCGAGCTGGCCCAGGTGGAGGCGTGCATGGCCTTCATGCGCCGGCTGATGGATTGGGCCGAGACGGAAGGATGA
- a CDS encoding primosomal protein N', with translation MSSANDAASHPPSGPPAGAADAESRGRIAVLLPLPLPGAYDYAVPEDLVIEPGDHVVVPLGGRTVLGVAWGAAEGSVEAARLKPVEARLPVPPMGDVARRFVDWIAAYYCQPPGAVLRMALGPADAWAPARPRQAVVAGDRQLGEPGIRVTGARSRLLAALADLPALPPAELAMAAGVGSGVVKGLVEAGVLRLADLPPRPPFAAPDIERPGAALSPPQERAASALRDAVAAGAFSVHLLDGVTGSGKTEVYFEAIAACLAKGRQALVLLPEIALSDAWLARFADRFGCAPAVWHSEVNALRRRVTWRAVAEGAARVMVGARSALFLPFDDLGLIVVDEEHEAAFKQEDGVPYHARDMAVARGRLAGHPVVLASATPALETLYNVQRGRYGVLALPDRHGDAALPAVDAVDMRADPPPPGGWLAPTLRRTLADTVAAGGQALLFLNRRGYAPLTLCRACGHRYQCPNCTAWLVEHRRLGRLQCHHCGHAIPVPRQCAACGADDALVACGPGIERVCEEVAALLPQARILAVSSDSLRGPAAAEALRRAMLAHEIDVLVGTQVLAKGHHFPGLTLVGVVDADLGLDGGDLRAAERTYQLIVQVAGRAGREDRPGRVLVQSYRPDHPVIAAVCAGDRDGFVAAELAAREAHAMPPFGRLVAVIVSGRDATVVEDTARALGRAAPRLDGDGERFVHVFGPAPAPLAMVRGRHRRRLLLHAGRAVRAQPLLRQWLAGVKVPAAVRVAVDVDPYSFL, from the coding sequence ATGTCTAGCGCAAACGATGCGGCATCGCACCCGCCATCTGGGCCGCCCGCCGGCGCGGCCGACGCCGAATCGCGCGGCCGGATCGCGGTGCTGCTGCCGCTGCCGCTGCCCGGCGCCTACGACTATGCCGTCCCGGAAGACCTGGTGATCGAGCCGGGCGACCATGTGGTGGTGCCGCTGGGCGGCCGCACGGTGCTCGGCGTGGCCTGGGGTGCCGCAGAGGGGTCGGTGGAGGCCGCGCGGCTGAAACCGGTCGAGGCGCGGCTGCCGGTGCCGCCGATGGGCGACGTCGCCCGCCGCTTCGTCGACTGGATCGCCGCCTATTACTGCCAGCCGCCCGGCGCGGTGCTGCGCATGGCGCTCGGCCCCGCCGACGCCTGGGCGCCCGCCCGGCCGCGTCAGGCGGTGGTCGCCGGCGACCGCCAGCTCGGCGAGCCCGGCATCCGCGTGACCGGGGCCCGCAGCCGCCTGCTGGCGGCGCTTGCCGACCTGCCGGCCCTGCCGCCGGCGGAGCTGGCGATGGCGGCCGGGGTCGGCAGCGGCGTGGTCAAGGGCCTGGTCGAGGCCGGCGTGCTGCGGCTGGCCGACCTGCCGCCGCGGCCGCCCTTCGCGGCGCCGGACATCGAACGGCCCGGCGCGGCGCTGTCGCCGCCGCAGGAGCGGGCGGCGTCGGCCCTGCGCGACGCCGTCGCCGCCGGCGCCTTCAGCGTCCATCTGCTCGACGGCGTCACCGGCAGCGGCAAGACCGAAGTCTATTTCGAGGCGATCGCCGCCTGCCTGGCGAAGGGGCGGCAGGCGCTGGTGCTGTTGCCGGAGATCGCGCTGTCCGATGCCTGGCTCGCCCGCTTCGCCGACCGCTTCGGCTGCGCGCCGGCGGTCTGGCACAGCGAGGTCAACGCCCTGCGCCGGCGGGTGACGTGGCGGGCGGTGGCGGAAGGCGCGGCGCGCGTCATGGTCGGCGCGCGTTCCGCCCTGTTCCTGCCGTTCGACGACCTCGGCCTGATCGTGGTCGACGAAGAGCACGAGGCGGCGTTCAAGCAGGAGGACGGCGTGCCGTACCACGCCCGCGACATGGCGGTGGCACGCGGCCGGCTGGCCGGCCACCCGGTCGTGCTGGCCTCGGCCACCCCGGCGCTGGAGACGCTCTACAACGTGCAACGCGGCCGCTACGGCGTGCTGGCGCTGCCCGACCGCCACGGCGACGCGGCGCTGCCCGCGGTCGATGCCGTCGACATGCGCGCCGACCCGCCGCCGCCGGGCGGCTGGCTGGCGCCGACGCTGCGCCGGACCCTGGCCGATACGGTGGCGGCAGGCGGACAGGCGCTGCTGTTCCTCAACCGGCGCGGCTATGCGCCGCTGACCCTGTGCCGCGCCTGCGGCCACCGCTACCAGTGCCCGAACTGCACCGCCTGGCTGGTCGAACACCGCAGGCTGGGCCGCCTGCAGTGCCATCACTGCGGTCACGCGATCCCGGTGCCGCGGCAGTGCGCCGCCTGCGGCGCCGACGATGCGCTGGTCGCCTGCGGGCCCGGCATCGAACGGGTCTGCGAGGAGGTGGCGGCGCTGCTGCCGCAGGCGCGCATCCTGGCGGTCTCGAGCGACAGCCTGCGCGGCCCGGCGGCGGCCGAGGCGCTGCGGCGGGCGATGCTGGCGCACGAGATCGACGTGCTGGTCGGCACCCAGGTCCTGGCCAAGGGCCACCATTTTCCCGGCCTGACCCTGGTCGGGGTGGTCGATGCCGACCTCGGCCTCGACGGCGGCGACCTGCGGGCGGCGGAGCGCACCTACCAGCTGATCGTGCAGGTCGCCGGCCGGGCCGGCCGCGAGGACCGGCCCGGACGCGTGCTGGTGCAGAGCTATCGGCCCGACCATCCGGTCATCGCCGCGGTCTGCGCCGGCGACCGCGACGGCTTCGTCGCGGCCGAACTGGCCGCGCGCGAGGCCCATGCCATGCCGCCCTTCGGAAGGCTGGTCGCGGTGATCGTATCCGGCCGCGATGCGACGGTGGTGGAAGACACGGCGCGCGCGCTGGGACGCGCCGCGCCCAGGCTGGATGGCGACGGCGAGCGCTTCGTTCACGTGTTCGGCCCGGCACCGGCGCCGCTGGCCATGGTGCGCGGCCGGCACCGTCGTCGGCTGCTGCTGCACGCCGGTCGCGCGGTGCGCGCCCAGCCGCTGCTGCGGCAGTGGCTGGCCGGGGTCAAGGTGCCCGCGGCGGTGCGCGTGGCGGTCGACGTCGACCCCTACAGCTTCCTCTAG
- a CDS encoding DUF484 family protein encodes MAKADDSAERSVRAISGDEVAGYLRRNPGFLVQYPDVAAILHAPDRFAEVEEDSGTGVVDLQRYMVERLRSDVNQAQLRTARLIDTSRENLVGQRRIHEAVLSMLAAPNFEQLIEAVTTDMAIQLDIDVVSICVESDRKLPEGALRQGVIVMDEGIVDEIMGPSTDCLLRDNVTPAPDRELVFGAGAGLIDSDALMRIQPHPTMPTGILALGSREPDKFHPEQGAELLLFLARSFELCLRTWLCDRPAD; translated from the coding sequence GTGGCCAAGGCCGACGATTCGGCGGAACGCAGCGTGCGCGCGATCAGCGGCGACGAGGTCGCCGGCTATCTGCGCCGCAACCCCGGATTCCTGGTCCAGTATCCCGACGTCGCGGCCATCCTGCACGCGCCGGACCGCTTCGCCGAGGTCGAGGAGGACTCCGGTACCGGCGTGGTCGACCTGCAGCGCTACATGGTCGAGCGGCTGCGCAGCGACGTCAACCAGGCGCAGCTGCGTACTGCCCGGCTGATCGACACCAGCCGCGAAAACCTGGTCGGCCAGCGCCGCATTCACGAGGCGGTGCTGTCGATGCTGGCCGCGCCGAATTTCGAGCAGCTGATCGAGGCGGTGACCACCGACATGGCGATCCAGCTCGACATCGACGTCGTCTCGATCTGCGTCGAATCCGACCGCAAGCTGCCCGAAGGCGCCCTGCGCCAGGGCGTCATCGTGATGGACGAGGGCATCGTCGACGAGATCATGGGGCCGTCGACCGACTGCCTGCTGCGCGACAACGTGACGCCGGCGCCCGACCGCGAGCTGGTGTTCGGGGCCGGGGCCGGGCTGATCGATTCCGACGCGCTGATGCGCATCCAGCCGCACCCGACGATGCCGACCGGCATCCTGGCGCTCGGCTCGCGCGAGCCGGACAAGTTCCACCCCGAGCAGGGCGCGGAGCTGCTGCTGTTCCTGGCCCGCAGCTTCGAGCTGTGCCTGCGCACCTGGCTGTGCGACCGGCCGGCCGACTGA
- the fsa gene encoding fructose-6-phosphate aldolase — MKFFLDTAELAEIRELADSGLVDGVTTNPSLIAKAGRAFIPTIAEICEMIPGPVSAEVAATDYPTMLAEGRRLAKIAGNVAVKVPLTPDGLKTCKALRSEGTMVNVTLCFTPAQAILAAKAGATFISPFVGRLDDIGIDGMDLIADIVTIYEAFPDFDTQVLVASVRNVHHLTAAARLGADVATMPPAVLKKMFEHPLTDKGLAAFVADWAKTGQSILDDGVHKAAE, encoded by the coding sequence ATGAAATTCTTTCTCGACACGGCCGAGCTGGCCGAGATCCGCGAGCTGGCCGATTCCGGCCTGGTCGACGGCGTCACCACCAACCCGTCGCTGATCGCCAAGGCCGGCCGCGCCTTCATCCCGACCATCGCCGAGATCTGCGAGATGATCCCGGGCCCGGTCAGCGCGGAGGTGGCGGCAACCGACTATCCGACCATGCTGGCCGAGGGCCGCCGCCTGGCCAAGATCGCCGGCAACGTCGCCGTCAAGGTGCCGCTGACCCCGGACGGCCTGAAGACCTGCAAGGCGCTGCGGTCGGAAGGCACCATGGTCAACGTCACGCTGTGCTTCACGCCGGCCCAGGCCATCCTCGCCGCCAAGGCCGGTGCCACCTTCATCTCGCCGTTCGTCGGACGGCTGGACGACATCGGCATCGACGGCATGGACCTGATCGCCGATATCGTGACGATCTACGAGGCGTTTCCCGATTTCGACACCCAGGTGCTGGTGGCCTCGGTGCGCAACGTCCACCATCTGACCGCGGCGGCCCGGCTGGGCGCGGACGTGGCGACCATGCCGCCCGCGGTGCTGAAGAAGATGTTCGAGCACCCGCTGACCGACAAGGGGCTCGCGGCCTTCGTCGCGGACTGGGCCAAGACCGGCCAATCGATCCTTGACGACGGCGTGCACAAGGCCGCCGAATAG
- a CDS encoding TrkH family potassium uptake protein, with amino-acid sequence MLDFRPILFVVGALLATLALAMCLPAATDLVAGHEDWKTFAVAAMVTLFVAVSLMLTNRTRAMRINLRQAFVMTGLSWLVLTLFAALPLTFAELGLSFTDAFFEAMSGITTTGATVIPNLSQAPPGVLLWRALLQWMGGIGIIVMAMAVLPVLQVGGMQLFRLESSDKSDKALPRATQLAGAIGSIYLVLTLGCAWLYWGFGMTGFEAIAHAMTTIATGGFSTLDHSIGGFDNTMIDVTATVFMLLGSLPFVLYLKFVNGDVLALFRDSQVQWFLGVVFIAILAMFLWLWLRNGIEPHVAMRYASFNVVSVITGTGYATADYWLWGTFAVTVFFLLMFTGGCAGSTTCGIKIFRYQVLYQTARAQMGRLLQPHGVFIAYYNGRPISEQVQVSVMAFFFVYVLCFALLSMALGLLGLDFLTCVSGAASAIANVGPGLGEQIGPHGNYADLPDAAKWLLSAGMLIGRLELFTVLILLVPSFWRD; translated from the coding sequence GTGCTGGATTTTCGCCCCATCCTGTTCGTCGTCGGTGCCCTGCTGGCCACGCTGGCTCTGGCCATGTGCCTGCCTGCCGCGACCGACCTGGTCGCCGGCCACGAGGACTGGAAGACCTTCGCGGTGGCGGCCATGGTGACTCTGTTCGTCGCCGTCTCGCTGATGCTGACCAACCGCACGCGGGCGATGCGCATCAACCTGCGCCAGGCGTTCGTGATGACCGGCCTGAGCTGGCTGGTGCTGACGCTGTTCGCTGCGCTGCCGCTGACCTTCGCCGAGCTCGGCCTGTCGTTCACCGACGCCTTCTTCGAGGCGATGTCGGGCATCACCACCACCGGCGCGACGGTGATCCCCAACCTCAGCCAGGCGCCGCCCGGGGTGCTGCTGTGGCGCGCGCTGCTGCAATGGATGGGCGGCATCGGCATCATCGTCATGGCGATGGCGGTGCTGCCGGTGCTGCAGGTTGGCGGCATGCAGCTGTTCCGGCTGGAATCGTCCGACAAATCGGACAAGGCGCTGCCCCGCGCCACCCAGCTCGCCGGCGCCATCGGCAGCATCTATCTGGTGCTGACCCTGGGCTGCGCCTGGCTGTACTGGGGCTTCGGCATGACCGGCTTCGAGGCGATCGCCCATGCGATGACCACGATCGCGACCGGCGGTTTCTCGACCCTGGACCATTCGATCGGCGGCTTCGACAACACCATGATCGACGTCACCGCCACCGTGTTCATGCTGCTCGGCAGCCTGCCCTTCGTGCTCTACCTCAAGTTCGTCAACGGCGACGTGCTGGCGCTGTTCCGCGATTCCCAGGTGCAGTGGTTCCTGGGCGTGGTGTTCATCGCGATCCTGGCCATGTTCCTGTGGCTGTGGCTGCGCAACGGCATCGAGCCGCACGTGGCGATGCGCTACGCCAGCTTCAACGTGGTCTCGGTCATCACCGGCACCGGCTATGCCACGGCCGACTACTGGCTGTGGGGCACCTTCGCGGTGACCGTGTTCTTCCTGCTGATGTTCACCGGCGGCTGCGCCGGGTCCACCACCTGCGGCATCAAGATCTTCCGTTATCAGGTGCTGTACCAGACCGCCCGGGCGCAGATGGGACGGCTGCTGCAGCCGCACGGCGTGTTCATCGCCTATTACAACGGCCGGCCGATCTCCGAGCAGGTGCAGGTCTCGGTGATGGCGTTCTTCTTCGTCTACGTGCTGTGCTTCGCGCTGCTGTCGATGGCGCTGGGCCTGCTCGGCCTCGATTTCCTGACCTGCGTGTCCGGCGCCGCCTCGGCCATCGCCAATGTCGGCCCGGGCCTGGGCGAGCAGATCGGGCCGCACGGCAACTACGCCGATTTGCCGGACGCCGCCAAGTGGCTGTTGTCGGCGGGCATGCTGATCGGCAGGCTGGAGCTGTTCACCGTGCTGATCCTGCTGGTCCCGTCCTTCTGGCGCGATTGA